CACATTAATAAATTCTTCAATGAACCGGCTGGATATCTCTTCTATGCTCGGTGTGTATTTGCTTTCATAGGAAAATTCATCGAGAAATCTTTGAAGCTGCTCGATATCATGAAGAGATAGGTTTGCATATTCGTCGTAATCATCGATATGAACGAGATATTCACGAATATCCGTCCTCGGCATTGGTTTTATCCCGTCAAAATAACGCCCTGTCATACCCTTGACCTGCATTCGCTCGAGGAAGTCATAGACATCATTATCCAGAGGAACCAGTACAACCTGTGCAACGAGAGCTGTACTGAAAACTAATAAAAATATAAGCAGGCAACTTTTCTTTTTCATTGATTTTCCTATACAATGTAAGCAACATCAAAGCGCATATATTTGTTGTCAACAAAATCAATCCCCCTAAAATGTTGTCATTCAATGAAATCTGGGGAGAAAAACATGAAAGTTCGTGCTTTTACAAAAGGTGATGTAGAGAGTTATGCTCAGATGGTGAGATATTGTTTCAATATGTCTCAAAAAGATTCTGTGCAGTATGCCAAGGGCATTACAACATTTTGTCGGGGATTTGTAGCTGAGGACAAGGGGAAGACATATTCCGCATCTTTTTACTATCCATTTCATCAAAATATTCATCGCAACAAATTTAAAATGGCTGGTATTGGTGGTGTGGTGACAATGCCCGAAGCTCGAAACCAGGGTATGGTGCGGGAGCAATTCAAGGTTATGCAGAAAGATATGAAGAAGCAGGGCTATGTTACATCATGCCTTCAACCCTTCAAGCCGACCTATTATCAGAACAAATTCGGCTGGGCAAACGCATCACAACGACTTCAGTGCAGGATCGAAGTATGTGATATCGCACCTGCAAACGAGGAATTTGAATTCATTCGGATTGACAAAGCCTTACCAAAGCACTTTTCCGATATTGAGAAGAAATTCGCTTCACTGTATAACGGCTCATCATACATGGACAAGCACTTCTGGACAGAAGAGATCATGTTCTGCTGGGGACAGACAAAAGAGCTTTACTCCTACCTGATCAGACATAATGGGAAGGATGTTGCATACGTTATCTTTTCGTACAGGGAATCAAAGAAGGAGTATGGCGTTGACCTGATCGTTCGAGATTATGGATATATTGATTATATTGGCGCAAAGGGAATTTTTTCACTTATCAGGAAGCACAGAGATCAAACCGGCGAGGTTGTCATTTCACTCCCGGAAAATTTCGACCTCTATCATTTTGCTCCCTGTAATCTGCATAAAATTATGTGGAAATCCTTTATGATGTTCAAAGTGGTGGATGTGAAAAATGCGATGCTGCTCTATAAGATTCCCAAAAATCTCTCCTTCGATTTTCAATTAGAGATCGAAGATCCGCTTGAAGGAGATCAACCCTTAGCTTACGCTTTCTCAATTGAGAATGGTGAAATAACATTAATAGAAAAATCTGATTATATCATAAAATGCCAGATCGATTCGTTCTCTCGGATGTTCATCGGCAGAAATTCCATACACGATCTGATCACCTATGGGGAAGTTGATATATCAGAGAAAATTTTAGAATATGTTAACCAATTGTTCCCAAAGGACATTGTATTTATAAAGGATATGTTTTAAGGAGTACCATGAAAAGTAAGGTCTATTTTATCGATTTTCACACAACCTTTCAACGTTCGATTTTTGATAAGATCGGAGATGCGCTTTCGCAGGCAGGATTTAAGGATACCGTTCGCGAATATGATAAAGTAGCAGTAAAAATGCACTTTGGTGCAGAAACCAACTTCGGTGTGATCAATCCCCGGTATGTTCGCTTTTTTGTAAACAGGATACTCAATTTGAATGCTCGTCCCTTTTTGACAGATACGAACACCCTATATGCCGGACAGCGTGTCAATAGTGTCGATCATACCAACCTGGCGATCCAGCATGGCTATGCACATTCAGTGGTCAATGCTCCGGTTATAATCGCTGACGGTCTTGTTGGACAAAGTGAAGAGGTTGTGAAGATAGAAACCAAAGAAACCAAAGAAGCATATATTGGAAGTGATATTCATCATGCGGATGCCATACTTGCGCTCTCACATATGACAGGGCATGAAGCAGCAGGTTTTGGCGCAGCGATCAAGAATATCGGTATGGGATGTGCGTCCCGTAAAGGAAAGCTTGCCATGCACAGTACATCCAGACCGCTCATAAGTCCGGACAGATGTATCGGGTGTGCTCGTTGCGTACAATGGTGTCAGGTGCAAGCGATCAGTATTGGAGAAGATAATAAAGCTCACATTAATGAAGATCTTTGCACCGGGTGCAGTATGTGTATTTCAGTATGTCCATTCACTGCTATCCGGATCAAATGGAATACCTCAGCCGATTTCCTTAATACTAAGATCACCGAATATGCTCATGCGGTACTGTCTCACAAAAAGGACAAAATGTTTTATGTAAACTTCCTCAATAACCTTACCAGCCATTGTGACTGTATGAACATCCACGGAGAGCATCTCATGCCGGACATCGGTATTCTTTTTTCAAAAGATATTGTAGCAATAGATAGAGCGTCGATCGAACTTATGAACGAGAAAGCTGGAAAAGATCTGTTTAGCGAGCTCTTCCCGGACATTAATCTGGAAAAGGTGTTTTCATATGCTGAGGAACTCGGCATGGGCTCGCAGGATTATGAGCTAGTGAAGATAAAGTAAACCTCCCGCCTTCACCCCTTCACTCTTTCGCCCTTTTACGCTTTATCGATTTCACATTTAAAACTAAAACGAAAATTTATTTGTCAAAATCAACCTCATCCTTAGGTTATCAGTATGCAAAAAATTAGGTATATTAATAATTTGACAGAAAATCATCATATTCAAAATCTGTGTTTTAAAACAAGTAAGAAAAAGGAGTTTCTACTATGATTCGAATCACTCGATCTCTGATACTTGTCTCTATAGTATCGATTTTGATATTAGCAGGATGCGAGCTTGGAGAAAAGCAGAAAGATACATCGCAAATCCTCGCACAATGGGATCAAGGCACGATCACTGAAAAAGAATTTAACGCTCGTGTTGACCAAATCCCTGAATTCTACAGACCGCGCGGCGGATTTACCGTAGAACAAAAGCAAAAATACCTCGATGATTATGCAATCGAAGAGATCTTTTATCTTGAAGCGCTGAGCAAAGGAATGGACAAGACCCAGAATGCAATGGACTTCTATCGCCAGAATGCTGAGAGGATCATTCTTGATCAGTATAATAAGGATGAGATCAAAGATAAGATCAAGCCAACCGATGCTGAACTCATGGCATTTTATGAAGCTCATAAGGATGACTTCTATAAAAAATCTCCTACTGCAACACTTCTGTACATCGAAACCAAAACAAAGGAAGATGCAGATGCTGCTTACCAGGAACTTCTTTCTGGCAAAGATTTTGAGCAAGTCATGAACACGTATTCCGTCAATGAGAATATCAATAAAAAGGGCGGAAAGATAACGAATATCAGAAAAGGCGGTTATATCCCGAACATCGGCAGATCAGAACTTCTGGACTCCCTAATATTTATAGCTCAAGTCGATGACATCATCCCCCCAGTCGAGTTCAATGATTCATTCCACCTTGTTCAAGTTGCAGAGCTTGATCTGAGTACGATCCGTCCATACGATCAGGTGGAAAAAGATGTTCAAAGCCGCTACATGAGCGAAAAAGAGCAGGAACGCCGTCAGGAAATCCTGGATAAATTATCTAAAAAATATGCGATTTCAATCGATACACTTGCAGTGCAGGATATCAATTTTGAAGAGGCAGACATATCCGAAATTGCAGGAAGCGTTGTGCTGATTGCATCATCTGATCCAGAGCTAGTGTACACAGCTGCCGATTTTGCACATGAAGTTAAGAATTTCCCTGCAGAGAGAAAACAACTCTTTGTCGAAGCACAAGCCAAAGTAGATTTTGTTACCGAAAAGGCTAAGAATAACCTGATCTATCACGATGCGATCAAAAAAGGTTATGAGAAGCATCCTGAAATCGCAGAAGATCTGAGAAGAGCAAAGATGATTGGTGCACTTCGCGAATATTATCAGCAATTTGTTGTTGATGCTGCCGTGGTCCCTGAAGATGAGATCGTTGCAGCATACGAAGCTGATAAAGACAAACGATATCTGAACAAGCCGCATGTAAAAGTGCAGGAGTTCGCATGTGAAAACCAGGTCACCGCAGATTTTGTCCTCTTTAAAGCCCAGGAAGCAACCAGTGAAGATGAACTCAACTCCCTCGTTCAGGAATACTGTGTAAAAACAAAGAATAACGGTATCATCGGTCCTATCTATGAAGGCGGCATCATACCAGCAGTTGGCAAGGACGATACCTATCTTGAAAAAGTATTCTCCACTCCGGAAGGTTCCTTTAGTGATGTGTTTGAAGACGTTAAAGGAAACTGGGTTTTCTTCAAAGTCGTTGAATACACACCAAAATCCTATCGAAGTCTCGACGATGTGCGCAATGAAATTGAAACCAATCTTATGAGAAAAGCTCAGCAGGATCTCTTTGAGAACCTCAAAACTGAAATGCGCCAGAAATACAAACTTGTGGTCTATCCAGACCGCCTTGAAGAAAAGCTGCCTGTCGATTCCCTGTTTACACTTGCAGAAGAAGCAATGACACAGAAGAACTATGCTCGTGCAAACTACTATTATGACAAAGTGATCGCAGACTATGCAAACGGACAGGATGATTATAAAGCCAAATTCATGAAGGGCTTTATTTATTCCGAATACCTGAAGAGAGATGAAGCAGCTATCGAGATGTTTGAAGAAGTGCTAACCTATCCAAAAGAAGGTGCGGTTACAGACACAACCCTTCATCCATCTGCACGTTATATGCTCAAAGCATTAACCGGCGAAGAAGACATTCTCGAAAAGATCAATCAGCAGTCTTCACAACCGGATACTGAGTAGTACTTAATAACCCCCTATACATATGAAGCGAGGCACAAAGCTGTCTCGCTTCTTTTTTATGCTGTTATAAAACTTGACACACCATACCGCAGGAAAACATAGAAATAAAAAAATCTCAGGAACAACTTATGGCAAAAGTGCAATTAGATAAAGTTACAAAAACATACGAGAACGGTTTCGTGGCAGTTGATAAAGCTGACGTAACTGCCGAAGATAAAGAATTTGTCGTATTGGTCGGTCCTTCCGGTTGCGGAAAAACAACCACACTGCGTATGATCGCAGGACTCGAAGACGTTACTTCCGGTGATATCTATATCGGCGATAAGATCGTGAACAATGTACTTCCAAAAGACCGAGACATTGCAATGGTGTTCCAGAACTATGCACTCTACCCGCACATGACCGTCTATCAAAATATGGAATTCGCTCTTAAGTTGCGCAAAACTCCAAAAGATGAAATAGATGGCCGCGTGAAAACCGCAGCAGGATTGCTTGGTATCGAGAAATTACTCGATCGAAAACCAAAGCAGCTTTCCGGTGGTCAACGCCAGCGTGTGGCACTGGGAAGAGCGATTGTGCGGTATCCCCAGGTCTTCCTGTTTGACGAACCACTCTCAAACCTTGATGCAAAGCTCCGTGTACAGATGCGTGCCGAGATCATTAAGCTGCATAAGAAGCTTGAAACAACTATTATTTACGTTACCCATGACCAGACTGAAGCTATGACAATGGGAGACAAGATCGTTGTGCAAAAAGATGGTATTATTCAGCAGATTGATTCTCCCATAAACGTATATAATCATCCGACTAATAAATTCGTTGCAGGATTCATCGGAAGTCCCGCAATCAACTTTTTTGACGGTAAGATAAGAAAAGAGAGCAAGAAACTTTTCTTTGATTATGGGAGCTTTACTGTGGAGATTCCTGATACTTATGATGATTCTCTCAAAGAATATGTAGGAAAAGATATTGTTATGGGAGTTCGTCCAGAAGATGTCTATCATAAGAAATATTCCTCAAATGCAGAAATTCCCGCAGAGATGGAAGCCATAGTTGAAGTCGTTGAACCGCTGGGTTCGGAATTTGTCGTTAATTTTAAAACCGGTGATACGATCTTTACTGGCAGACTGGAACCAAAGGAACAACCCAAAATGGACGAAACAATGACACTGGTTTTTGATATGAAAAAAGTGCACTTCTTCGATAAAGAGAGCGAAGAAACGATCATATAGGAAATTTCAAATATCTAATTTCTAATGTCGAATGGGTTAAGATGGAAAAATATATGAAGGTTTAAATGAAACAAGGAACTGATCTCAGGTTTATACAAGAATTATTAGGCCATAACAGTTCAAAAACTACTGAAATTTACACTCACGTATCGAAGAAATCAATCTCCGAAATAAAGAATCCTGTAGATGATTTTTATGAAAAAGAAGTTTAGAATGATAAAAGAAAAATATACACCATTGTTGTTATACCACCAAATTGGAGGAATAACAACAATAGATGTTACACACACGTTAGCGGCAAGCATTCAAGAGCTTGATTGAAACTAAATACAGAAAAGAATATTAAGAAGAAAGAAAAATGATAATTGATACAACATTCAATGTTTATACAGACGCAAATGGCGGCGACCCTGACAGCACAAGTCCTACACTACGTACTTATCATAAATTATTGTGGAGTAAACCATTGCCGAACGGAGAACAATTCGTATTAGTTGACAATAAAAGCGGTACGTATTTACATCACAAATCAGGATTTGGAGAATATTTTTTAGGAAGTGATGCAATTACACATTCTTATAGAAATCATAAACGTAAGTCTTGGCTGACACACCAAATACAAGACGAAGTAAAAAAATTATTTGATACAGGTTCAACTATTGGAGCATATACGCTTTTCCCAAACAATCGAGTTAATGGAAAACATACAATAAATCAAGCACGTGGAGTAAACAGTTTCATAGATGATAGATTTGAT
This DNA window, taken from Candidatus Cloacimonadota bacterium, encodes the following:
- a CDS encoding DUF362 domain-containing protein; this encodes MKSKVYFIDFHTTFQRSIFDKIGDALSQAGFKDTVREYDKVAVKMHFGAETNFGVINPRYVRFFVNRILNLNARPFLTDTNTLYAGQRVNSVDHTNLAIQHGYAHSVVNAPVIIADGLVGQSEEVVKIETKETKEAYIGSDIHHADAILALSHMTGHEAAGFGAAIKNIGMGCASRKGKLAMHSTSRPLISPDRCIGCARCVQWCQVQAISIGEDNKAHINEDLCTGCSMCISVCPFTAIRIKWNTSADFLNTKITEYAHAVLSHKKDKMFYVNFLNNLTSHCDCMNIHGEHLMPDIGILFSKDIVAIDRASIELMNEKAGKDLFSELFPDINLEKVFSYAEELGMGSQDYELVKIK
- a CDS encoding tyrosine-type recombinase/integrase — protein: MKQGTDLRFIQELLGHNSSKTTEIYTHVSKKSISEIKNPVDDFYEKEV
- the ugpC gene encoding sn-glycerol-3-phosphate ABC transporter ATP-binding protein UgpC, with product MAKVQLDKVTKTYENGFVAVDKADVTAEDKEFVVLVGPSGCGKTTTLRMIAGLEDVTSGDIYIGDKIVNNVLPKDRDIAMVFQNYALYPHMTVYQNMEFALKLRKTPKDEIDGRVKTAAGLLGIEKLLDRKPKQLSGGQRQRVALGRAIVRYPQVFLFDEPLSNLDAKLRVQMRAEIIKLHKKLETTIIYVTHDQTEAMTMGDKIVVQKDGIIQQIDSPINVYNHPTNKFVAGFIGSPAINFFDGKIRKESKKLFFDYGSFTVEIPDTYDDSLKEYVGKDIVMGVRPEDVYHKKYSSNAEIPAEMEAIVEVVEPLGSEFVVNFKTGDTIFTGRLEPKEQPKMDETMTLVFDMKKVHFFDKESEETII
- a CDS encoding GNAT family N-acetyltransferase; its protein translation is MKVRAFTKGDVESYAQMVRYCFNMSQKDSVQYAKGITTFCRGFVAEDKGKTYSASFYYPFHQNIHRNKFKMAGIGGVVTMPEARNQGMVREQFKVMQKDMKKQGYVTSCLQPFKPTYYQNKFGWANASQRLQCRIEVCDIAPANEEFEFIRIDKALPKHFSDIEKKFASLYNGSSYMDKHFWTEEIMFCWGQTKELYSYLIRHNGKDVAYVIFSYRESKKEYGVDLIVRDYGYIDYIGAKGIFSLIRKHRDQTGEVVISLPENFDLYHFAPCNLHKIMWKSFMMFKVVDVKNAMLLYKIPKNLSFDFQLEIEDPLEGDQPLAYAFSIENGEITLIEKSDYIIKCQIDSFSRMFIGRNSIHDLITYGEVDISEKILEYVNQLFPKDIVFIKDMF
- a CDS encoding peptidyl-prolyl cis-trans isomerase; this translates as MIRITRSLILVSIVSILILAGCELGEKQKDTSQILAQWDQGTITEKEFNARVDQIPEFYRPRGGFTVEQKQKYLDDYAIEEIFYLEALSKGMDKTQNAMDFYRQNAERIILDQYNKDEIKDKIKPTDAELMAFYEAHKDDFYKKSPTATLLYIETKTKEDADAAYQELLSGKDFEQVMNTYSVNENINKKGGKITNIRKGGYIPNIGRSELLDSLIFIAQVDDIIPPVEFNDSFHLVQVAELDLSTIRPYDQVEKDVQSRYMSEKEQERRQEILDKLSKKYAISIDTLAVQDINFEEADISEIAGSVVLIASSDPELVYTAADFAHEVKNFPAERKQLFVEAQAKVDFVTEKAKNNLIYHDAIKKGYEKHPEIAEDLRRAKMIGALREYYQQFVVDAAVVPEDEIVAAYEADKDKRYLNKPHVKVQEFACENQVTADFVLFKAQEATSEDELNSLVQEYCVKTKNNGIIGPIYEGGIIPAVGKDDTYLEKVFSTPEGSFSDVFEDVKGNWVFFKVVEYTPKSYRSLDDVRNEIETNLMRKAQQDLFENLKTEMRQKYKLVVYPDRLEEKLPVDSLFTLAEEAMTQKNYARANYYYDKVIADYANGQDDYKAKFMKGFIYSEYLKRDEAAIEMFEEVLTYPKEGAVTDTTLHPSARYMLKALTGEEDILEKINQQSSQPDTE